Proteins found in one Amycolatopsis umgeniensis genomic segment:
- a CDS encoding BTAD domain-containing putative transcriptional regulator, producing MRFDLLGPFNVVHDGRPVVLRGATQRAVLAYLLLRHNEVIATSTLLQAIWADEIPATARKMVQNAVSGLRSTLAQRTGAAEQAMLLTHAPGYLLRVDSDQVDVSRFRRLAAEGRTAQAGGDGERAVSAYRDALALWRGPVLADLTETGVVWPELVALEDQRIAVHEDLFGLELDRGHHHEVLTDLRGLAEANPNRERLNAQLMTALYRCGRHVDALEVYRATRASLAEGLGLEPGKELRELERAILQHDETLLTRRPDPAPRPAPEPADEPAPMVAPLPFTPAPVIALSRTEPIENERKPVVAIGVALAATPDDDPEEAVEVQSRLRTVVEEETLAAGAYLPGDSGPVVLALFGLPRTGDDDAVHATRTALRILDRLATAGIAGQVGVDSGDVLVEFTAAGPGQVAGPVLDRCVRSALRAPEGRIRVSDTVREASEPAVVHEASEDSPGWWHAVSARQHPVAEPADPGGFVGRDHDRDLLSHLLGFVERGGRPHRVTVLGEPGIGKSRLLAEFAETLSEQPRFRVLDAGADVAEAFAVVPGLLPQTASRLRTEGGDAALRAAATELTAYGPLVVLADDLHRAGHETRDAVDRLGEACAGLPVLIVASARPGLLEAEHGERCGTTVSLSPLSDDAVGKLLDKLLPGTARLIRGRQELIARIGGNPRFAHAYAQGVQGRTTPFPGLGQSMTPPLVRRTLAAQLDNLPAAEKSLLKAASLTGDAFTAEDVAAVCGRDTTEVEGTLSRLASLAVLRREDDDAGYTFRRATLRELVYQRIPRATRTALLRRPAVRRIEALA from the coding sequence GTGCGTTTCGACCTACTCGGCCCCTTCAACGTCGTGCACGACGGACGTCCGGTAGTGCTGCGCGGGGCGACCCAGCGGGCCGTGCTCGCCTATCTCCTGTTGCGCCACAACGAGGTCATCGCCACCAGCACCTTGTTGCAGGCGATCTGGGCGGACGAGATCCCCGCCACCGCGCGCAAGATGGTGCAGAACGCCGTTTCGGGACTTCGCTCCACGCTGGCCCAGCGGACCGGCGCCGCCGAGCAGGCGATGCTGCTCACCCACGCGCCCGGTTACCTGCTGCGCGTCGACAGCGATCAGGTCGACGTCTCCCGGTTCCGTCGGCTCGCCGCCGAAGGACGGACGGCGCAGGCGGGCGGCGACGGCGAGCGGGCCGTTTCGGCCTATCGCGACGCGCTCGCGCTGTGGCGTGGCCCGGTGCTCGCCGACCTCACCGAGACCGGCGTGGTGTGGCCCGAGCTGGTCGCGCTGGAGGATCAGCGGATCGCCGTCCACGAGGATCTTTTCGGTCTGGAGCTGGACCGGGGGCATCACCACGAGGTGCTCACCGACCTGCGCGGGCTGGCCGAGGCCAACCCGAACCGCGAGCGGCTCAACGCCCAGCTGATGACCGCGCTCTACCGCTGCGGCCGTCACGTCGACGCGCTCGAGGTCTACCGCGCGACGCGGGCCAGCCTCGCCGAAGGGCTCGGTCTGGAGCCGGGCAAGGAGCTGCGCGAGCTGGAGCGCGCGATCCTCCAGCACGACGAAACCCTGCTCACCCGTCGGCCGGATCCGGCGCCGCGACCCGCACCCGAGCCGGCGGACGAGCCCGCCCCGATGGTCGCGCCGCTGCCGTTCACCCCGGCGCCGGTGATCGCCCTGTCCCGCACGGAGCCCATCGAAAACGAGCGGAAGCCGGTCGTCGCGATCGGCGTCGCCCTCGCCGCCACGCCGGACGACGATCCCGAGGAGGCCGTCGAGGTCCAGTCGCGGCTGCGGACCGTCGTCGAGGAGGAGACCCTCGCCGCGGGCGCGTATCTGCCCGGGGATTCGGGCCCGGTCGTGCTGGCCCTGTTCGGCCTCCCCCGGACCGGCGACGACGACGCCGTCCACGCGACCCGCACGGCACTACGGATCCTCGACAGGCTGGCCACGGCCGGGATAGCCGGTCAGGTCGGCGTCGACAGCGGCGACGTCCTCGTCGAGTTCACCGCCGCCGGCCCCGGCCAGGTGGCGGGCCCCGTGCTGGACCGCTGTGTCCGCTCGGCGCTACGGGCGCCGGAAGGCCGGATCCGGGTGTCGGACACGGTTCGCGAAGCCTCCGAACCCGCCGTGGTGCACGAGGCCTCGGAGGACTCACCTGGTTGGTGGCACGCCGTTTCGGCCCGTCAGCATCCGGTGGCGGAACCCGCCGACCCCGGCGGCTTCGTCGGCCGTGACCACGACCGCGATCTGCTGAGCCATCTTCTCGGCTTCGTCGAGCGCGGCGGCCGCCCGCATCGGGTGACGGTGCTCGGCGAGCCCGGGATCGGCAAGAGCCGTCTCCTCGCCGAGTTCGCCGAGACCCTTTCCGAGCAACCCCGCTTCCGGGTGCTGGACGCCGGGGCCGACGTCGCCGAAGCGTTCGCCGTCGTGCCGGGCCTGCTCCCCCAGACAGCCTCGCGACTGCGCACCGAAGGCGGCGACGCCGCGCTTCGAGCCGCCGCCACCGAGCTGACCGCCTACGGACCGCTGGTGGTACTGGCCGACGACCTGCATCGCGCCGGCCACGAGACCCGCGACGCCGTCGACAGGCTCGGAGAAGCCTGCGCGGGGCTGCCGGTGCTGATCGTCGCGTCCGCCCGGCCCGGGCTGCTCGAAGCCGAACACGGCGAGCGATGCGGTACGACGGTGTCTCTCTCCCCGCTTTCCGACGACGCGGTCGGCAAACTGCTCGACAAGCTGCTGCCCGGCACCGCCCGGCTCATCCGCGGCAGGCAGGAACTGATCGCCCGGATCGGCGGGAACCCCCGGTTCGCGCACGCGTACGCCCAGGGGGTGCAGGGCCGCACCACCCCGTTTCCGGGACTCGGCCAGTCGATGACACCCCCGCTGGTCCGCCGGACACTCGCCGCGCAGCTCGACAACCTGCCCGCGGCCGAGAAATCCCTCCTGAAGGCGGCCAGTCTCACCGGGGACGCGTTCACCGCCGAGGACGTCGCCGCAGTCTGCGGCCGGGACACCACCGAGGTCGAAGGGACGCTGTCCCGGCTCGCGAGCCTCGCGGTCCTGCGCCGCGAGGACGACGACGCCGGCTACACGTTCCGCCGGGCGACGCTGCGCGAACTGGTCTACCAGCGGATCCCGCGCGCGACCCGCACCGCGCTGCTCCGCCGCCCGGCCGTGCGCCGCATCGAAGCTCTCGCCTGA
- a CDS encoding AAA family ATPase, giving the protein MSTRHTGTGTGLRTDVRVEEVGTLRDEAGLGTTPLTVLAGEPGCGRGTVLDRLAEELTPSAKVLVLRLADLDRALPYGAIFRLLVLLGVDRAEEEPARRSVLAMLARVGETMPTPETVAKIATAVFALLRTQTPLVVLVDDAQWLDEHTARLVSPLLHRCSAETPISVVATLRIGAGDDMSGSPALRAAFARLRAGGRAKLRFLRPLSRAQSRSLLTGLVSALPNDGLVTELHAAARGNPAALTALVHGYRSAGALRIVDRTAYRVDRVDQPVATEDHPLLRAVTEAGGGVREVAETMAVLGPLGGSAAGLAATALGWREDDLLVTLDKLVAERVLVRDRDGGYRFRVPAVQDALLTGIGPYASRSLSAQAVQAVWSGSATVSDPDLVLDWITQAGSLVDTRRASAELLENGKRVLFTDGAKAERWLHATLSWVTEPPARTVVLMLLSAAKALHYRAAEAGECARQVLCKHLGHLEQAQAQELSTVFITGLAARGDLGELAEIAAGASPVLPEDPALMVINRAYALLLSRRWIEARDLLERERAVWTGSNHITADFGTMFLAACGVVLGDTSQLHTLVAHPELWRSGHLPQYSIEQRRFEVEMLLQLGELQQARRRITETGMSIDQLPGPNRFALNYLGGDWPEAMELARRTMLGGTDPARPLHSLLTQCAIRILGAQGWLARARALAADSRQSGMQHTVDHAEFTVLNLLGDTEGADALLYSAARSADAGGYLLGTEDLWADLARSALVRNKQREGEHWVRRAARTATQLDTARAHQNHHLARAAVYREPASARRAAAIARERRDVPYESAMTLMRAGLAGHRPEQSWTEAYELFGEVGAWFWRGRVRKLLRDNGFAGPGRTETTAENERLLAILVAEGLTNRQLAVVLETSEKSVEGRLSRLFSRTGYTSRVELAAAILTGEYLT; this is encoded by the coding sequence ATGAGCACCAGGCACACGGGCACCGGGACGGGTCTGCGGACGGACGTCCGTGTCGAGGAGGTGGGAACCCTGCGGGACGAAGCGGGTCTCGGCACGACCCCGCTCACGGTGCTGGCGGGAGAACCCGGCTGCGGCCGCGGCACGGTGCTCGACAGGCTCGCCGAGGAACTCACCCCGTCGGCGAAAGTGCTGGTCCTGCGGCTGGCCGACCTCGACCGGGCACTCCCGTACGGCGCGATCTTCCGGCTACTCGTCCTCCTCGGCGTGGACAGGGCCGAGGAGGAGCCCGCGCGGCGATCCGTGCTGGCCATGCTCGCCAGGGTGGGTGAGACCATGCCGACCCCGGAGACCGTCGCGAAGATCGCGACAGCCGTGTTCGCGCTCCTGCGCACCCAGACCCCGCTGGTGGTCCTGGTCGACGACGCGCAGTGGCTCGACGAGCACACCGCCCGGCTGGTGAGCCCGCTGCTGCACCGGTGTTCGGCGGAGACGCCGATCAGCGTGGTGGCGACGCTGCGGATCGGCGCGGGCGACGACATGTCCGGGAGCCCCGCGCTCCGGGCCGCCTTCGCGCGGTTGCGGGCGGGCGGCCGCGCGAAGCTGCGGTTCCTCCGGCCGCTTTCGCGAGCCCAGTCGCGCTCCCTGCTGACCGGGCTCGTCTCGGCCCTGCCGAACGACGGGCTGGTGACCGAACTGCATGCCGCGGCCCGGGGCAACCCCGCCGCGCTGACAGCGCTCGTGCACGGCTACCGGTCGGCGGGCGCGCTGCGGATCGTCGACCGCACCGCCTACCGCGTCGACAGGGTCGACCAGCCGGTGGCCACCGAGGACCATCCGCTCCTGCGGGCGGTGACCGAGGCGGGCGGCGGAGTGCGGGAGGTCGCCGAGACGATGGCGGTGCTCGGCCCGCTCGGTGGCTCCGCCGCCGGACTGGCCGCGACCGCGCTCGGGTGGCGGGAGGACGACCTCCTCGTCACGCTCGACAAGCTCGTCGCCGAACGTGTCCTGGTACGGGACAGGGACGGCGGCTACCGGTTCCGGGTCCCCGCCGTCCAGGACGCCCTGCTGACCGGGATCGGGCCGTACGCCTCGCGAAGCCTGTCCGCCCAGGCGGTCCAGGCCGTGTGGTCTGGGTCCGCGACGGTCTCCGACCCGGATCTGGTGCTCGACTGGATCACCCAGGCCGGGTCGCTCGTCGACACGCGCCGCGCGTCGGCCGAACTCCTCGAGAACGGCAAGCGCGTCCTGTTCACCGACGGCGCCAAGGCGGAACGCTGGCTCCACGCGACGTTGTCCTGGGTGACCGAACCGCCGGCACGGACCGTCGTGCTGATGCTGCTGAGCGCGGCCAAGGCACTGCACTACCGGGCCGCCGAGGCCGGGGAATGCGCGCGGCAGGTGCTCTGCAAACACCTCGGCCACCTGGAACAGGCGCAGGCACAGGAACTCTCGACGGTGTTCATCACCGGGCTGGCCGCCCGAGGCGATCTCGGTGAACTCGCCGAGATCGCCGCGGGCGCGTCCCCGGTGCTGCCGGAAGACCCCGCTCTGATGGTGATCAACCGGGCTTATGCCCTGCTGCTGAGCCGCCGCTGGATCGAGGCAAGGGACCTGCTCGAACGGGAACGCGCGGTGTGGACCGGGAGCAACCACATCACCGCCGATTTCGGCACGATGTTCCTCGCGGCCTGCGGTGTCGTGCTGGGTGACACGTCCCAGTTGCACACCCTCGTGGCGCATCCGGAACTTTGGCGGTCGGGACATCTGCCGCAGTACAGCATCGAACAACGCCGGTTCGAAGTGGAAATGCTGCTGCAACTGGGAGAACTCCAGCAGGCGCGGCGGCGGATCACCGAGACCGGGATGAGCATCGACCAGTTGCCCGGGCCGAACCGGTTCGCGTTGAACTATCTGGGCGGGGATTGGCCGGAGGCGATGGAACTCGCCCGCCGGACGATGCTGGGCGGCACCGACCCCGCCCGGCCGCTGCACAGCCTGCTGACCCAGTGCGCGATCCGGATCCTCGGCGCGCAGGGCTGGCTCGCCAGGGCGCGGGCACTGGCCGCCGACAGCCGTCAGTCCGGGATGCAGCACACGGTCGACCACGCCGAGTTCACCGTGCTCAATCTGCTCGGCGACACCGAGGGCGCCGACGCGCTGCTGTACTCGGCCGCGCGCAGCGCCGACGCGGGCGGCTACCTGCTGGGCACCGAAGATCTCTGGGCCGACCTGGCCCGCTCGGCGCTGGTGCGGAACAAGCAACGCGAAGGGGAACACTGGGTACGGCGCGCGGCGCGCACCGCGACCCAGCTCGACACCGCCCGCGCACACCAGAACCATCACCTGGCCCGCGCGGCCGTCTACCGCGAACCCGCCTCGGCACGGCGTGCCGCGGCCATCGCGCGTGAACGCCGGGACGTCCCGTACGAATCGGCGATGACACTCATGCGGGCGGGTCTGGCCGGGCACCGGCCGGAACAGTCGTGGACCGAGGCGTACGAACTGTTCGGCGAGGTGGGAGCCTGGTTCTGGCGTGGCCGGGTACGGAAGCTGTTGCGCGACAACGGCTTCGCCGGGCCAGGCCGGACGGAGACCACCGCCGAGAACGAGCGACTGCTCGCGATCCTCGTCGCCGAGGGCCTCACCAACCGGCAACTGGCGGTCGTCCTCGAGACCAGCGAGAAGAGCGTCGAGGGTCGGCTCAGCAGGCTGTTCTCCCGGACCGGGTACACGTCCCGAGTGGAACTCGCCGCGGCGATCCTGACCGGCGAGTACCTGACCTGA
- a CDS encoding TetR/AcrR family transcriptional regulator yields the protein MTRATTRKAGTVEASGDDQAAVPRRLLSHATKLFAKKGFDRTSVQEIVEAAGVTKGAMYHYFGSKDDLLYEIYARVLRAQTEQLEKVASSEAPLRERLRSAASDVVVSTIDNLDDNTIFMQSMHQLSVEKQKAVRAERRKYHERFRTLVEEGQESGEYRADKPADVIVDFFFGSVHHLGSWYRRGGALSARQIGDHFADLLLAALRPE from the coding sequence ATGACACGAGCGACCACCCGCAAGGCGGGGACGGTGGAGGCGAGCGGCGACGACCAGGCCGCCGTACCGCGCCGTCTGCTGTCGCATGCCACGAAGCTCTTCGCCAAGAAGGGTTTCGACCGCACCTCCGTGCAGGAGATCGTCGAGGCGGCCGGGGTCACCAAGGGGGCGATGTACCACTACTTCGGCTCCAAGGACGACCTCCTCTACGAGATCTACGCCCGGGTGCTGCGCGCGCAGACCGAGCAACTGGAAAAGGTGGCCTCGAGTGAGGCGCCGCTGCGGGAGCGGTTGCGCTCCGCCGCTTCCGACGTCGTCGTCAGCACGATCGACAACCTCGACGACAACACGATCTTCATGCAGTCCATGCACCAGCTCAGCGTGGAGAAGCAGAAGGCCGTCCGCGCGGAACGCCGCAAGTACCACGAGCGTTTCCGCACGCTCGTCGAAGAAGGCCAGGAGTCCGGCGAATACCGCGCGGACAAACCGGCCGACGTGATCGTCGACTTCTTCTTCGGCTCGGTGCACCACCTCGGTTCCTGGTATCGGCGCGGTGGCGCGCTTTCGGCCCGGCAGATCGGCGATCACTTCGCCGATCTCCTGCTGGCCGCGCTGCGACCCGAATAG
- a CDS encoding DUF7715 family protein encodes MKLLVATSKTQGARENDFTHCVEGELLWIAPCCDDDECGCSRSFAGLNSHRGTTTALVADLPDFTYSDYTEALRSSLAAQGWPADAADETAKEMLAFTAGWEVGVVLERRHEWFVERLLPAPPG; translated from the coding sequence ATGAAACTGCTCGTGGCCACTTCGAAGACCCAGGGTGCGCGGGAGAACGACTTCACTCATTGCGTCGAAGGCGAACTGCTCTGGATCGCCCCATGCTGCGACGACGACGAATGCGGGTGCAGCCGGTCGTTCGCCGGGCTGAACTCGCACCGCGGGACGACGACGGCACTCGTCGCGGACCTGCCCGACTTCACGTATTCCGACTACACCGAAGCGTTGCGGTCGAGCCTTGCCGCCCAGGGCTGGCCCGCCGACGCCGCCGACGAAACGGCGAAAGAAATGCTCGCCTTCACCGCCGGATGGGAGGTAGGGGTGGTGCTCGAACGCCGCCACGAATGGTTCGTGGAACGACTCTTGCCCGCCCCACCGGGCTGA
- a CDS encoding acyl-CoA dehydrogenase family protein, which translates to MSDLLYSEVEEDLRASVRDLLKDRAEPAALIARTETAEPYDLKLWRTLAADLGAAGLAVPESLGGHGASAREVAVVMEELGRSVAPVPYLGSAVLATSALLATDTSQAEVVEKLGKLAAGALVGALAVPLSTAPGAEFPSTVTAAADGTLSGQVRSVVDASVAELIVVPAVGPDGPGLYTVDAASAGVTVTEAISLDLTRRIADVTLENVAAKQIAGSSAAVSALDTALLTAAGLLASEQLGIAEWALTETVRYLKERYQFGRQVGSFQSLKHRLANLYTDLVNARATARYAADCLASGDDIAIAVAVAQARNSPIAVHAAEEAIQLHGGIGMTWEHPAHLYLKRAKSDEIALGTPGRHRAALAPLIDLPA; encoded by the coding sequence ATGAGCGACCTGCTGTATTCCGAGGTCGAAGAGGACCTTCGCGCCAGCGTCCGCGACCTGCTCAAGGACCGCGCCGAACCGGCGGCCCTGATCGCCAGGACCGAGACGGCGGAACCGTACGACCTGAAGTTGTGGCGCACGCTCGCGGCCGACCTCGGCGCCGCGGGCCTCGCCGTGCCGGAGTCGCTGGGCGGGCACGGCGCTTCGGCGCGTGAAGTCGCCGTCGTGATGGAGGAACTCGGGCGCAGCGTCGCACCGGTCCCCTATCTCGGCAGCGCGGTGCTGGCGACGTCGGCGCTGCTCGCGACCGACACGTCGCAGGCGGAAGTAGTGGAGAAGCTCGGGAAACTGGCCGCGGGCGCGCTCGTCGGCGCGCTGGCCGTACCGCTGTCGACGGCACCCGGCGCCGAGTTCCCCTCGACGGTCACCGCCGCCGCGGACGGCACGCTCAGCGGTCAGGTCCGCAGCGTCGTCGACGCCTCGGTGGCCGAACTGATCGTCGTCCCCGCGGTGGGGCCCGACGGTCCCGGCCTCTACACGGTCGACGCGGCTTCGGCGGGTGTGACGGTCACCGAGGCGATCTCGCTCGACCTGACCCGGCGCATCGCCGACGTCACCTTGGAGAACGTGGCCGCGAAGCAGATCGCGGGCTCCTCGGCGGCGGTGTCCGCGCTGGACACGGCACTCCTGACCGCGGCGGGGCTGCTCGCTTCGGAACAACTCGGGATCGCCGAATGGGCGCTGACCGAAACGGTGCGGTACCTCAAGGAGCGCTACCAGTTCGGCCGCCAGGTCGGATCCTTCCAATCGCTGAAGCACCGGCTGGCGAACCTGTACACGGATCTGGTGAACGCCAGGGCGACCGCGCGTTACGCCGCCGACTGCCTGGCTTCCGGTGACGACATCGCGATCGCCGTCGCGGTGGCGCAGGCGCGCAACTCCCCCATCGCCGTCCACGCCGCCGAAGAGGCGATCCAGCTGCACGGCGGGATCGGCATGACCTGGGAGCACCCCGCGCACCTGTACCTGAAGCGCGCGAAGAGTGACGAGATCGCCCTGGGCACTCCTGGACGGCATCGGGCGGCCCTCGCACCGCTGATCGATCTGCCCGCCTGA
- a CDS encoding acyl-CoA dehydrogenase family protein has protein sequence MTTPQELKQRVADLLAAYPPESTPRQDFLDARFDAGLAWIHFPEGLGGLNAPRSLQSVVDKELTAAGAPDNDKRRIGIGLGMAAPTILAFGTPEQHQRFLRPLWTEREVWCQLFSEPGAGSDLAALGTRAVRDGDDWVVTGQKVWTSGAHKSQWAILVTRTDPDVPKHRGMTYFVCDMTAPGVEVRPLRQITGEAEFNEVFLSEVRIPDAHRLGAVGEGWKVAQTTLMNERVAIGGAEFPRDGGMVGVVTETWRERPELRTSELHDRLLKLWVEGESLRLVSSRLRQQLAAGAPGPEGSAVKVAFSELNQAASGLEIELLGDEGLRYDDWTMRRPDGVNFLGREAGYRYLRAKGNSIEGGTSEVLRNIIAERVLGLPSEPRIDKDVAWKDLPR, from the coding sequence GTGACCACACCACAGGAACTCAAGCAGCGCGTGGCCGACCTGCTGGCCGCGTATCCGCCGGAAAGCACACCACGGCAGGACTTCCTCGACGCGCGGTTCGACGCCGGGCTGGCGTGGATCCACTTCCCCGAGGGCCTGGGCGGCCTGAACGCTCCTCGCTCGCTCCAGTCCGTCGTGGACAAGGAGCTGACGGCGGCGGGTGCGCCGGACAACGACAAACGACGGATCGGGATCGGCCTCGGCATGGCCGCGCCGACCATTCTCGCCTTCGGCACCCCTGAGCAGCACCAGCGGTTCCTGCGTCCACTGTGGACCGAGCGGGAGGTGTGGTGCCAGCTGTTCAGCGAGCCGGGCGCCGGATCCGACCTCGCCGCGCTGGGCACCCGCGCGGTGCGCGACGGCGACGACTGGGTGGTCACCGGGCAGAAGGTCTGGACGTCGGGCGCGCACAAGTCGCAGTGGGCCATCCTGGTCACCCGTACCGATCCCGACGTGCCGAAACACCGCGGTATGACGTACTTCGTCTGCGACATGACCGCGCCGGGCGTCGAGGTCCGGCCGCTGCGCCAGATCACCGGCGAGGCCGAGTTCAACGAGGTCTTCCTCAGCGAGGTCCGGATTCCCGACGCGCACCGCCTCGGCGCTGTCGGCGAGGGCTGGAAGGTCGCGCAGACCACGTTGATGAACGAGCGCGTCGCCATCGGCGGGGCCGAGTTCCCGCGCGACGGCGGCATGGTCGGCGTCGTCACGGAAACCTGGCGGGAGCGGCCGGAACTGCGGACCTCCGAACTGCACGATCGCCTGCTGAAACTGTGGGTGGAGGGCGAAAGCCTGCGCCTGGTGAGTTCGCGGCTGCGGCAGCAACTCGCCGCAGGCGCGCCCGGTCCGGAGGGTTCGGCGGTCAAGGTCGCGTTCTCCGAACTGAACCAGGCCGCGTCCGGGCTGGAGATCGAACTGCTCGGCGACGAAGGCCTGCGCTACGACGACTGGACGATGCGGCGTCCCGACGGCGTGAACTTCCTCGGCCGCGAAGCCGGCTACCGCTACCTGCGCGCGAAGGGGAACTCGATCGAGGGCGGCACCTCGGAGGTCCTGCGCAACATCATCGCCGAACGTGTGCTGGGACTGCCGTCCGAGCCGCGGATCGACAAGGACGTCGCCTGGAAGGACCTGCCCCGATGA
- a CDS encoding acyl-CoA dehydrogenase family protein yields MDFAFDAKTEELRGKLLEFTDSHIYPAEAVFEAQLAERDSEWSQPPIVEELKAEARKRGLWNFFLPGDHGAGLTNLQYAPLAEITGRSLRLAPTALNCAAPDTGNMEVLTMFGTDQQKKQWLQPLLDGEIRSAFAMTEPDVASSDARNIATSIRRDGDEYVINGRKWYISGAMNPNCKIFIVMGKTDPAAPPHKQQSMILVPRDTPGMTVKRGMHVFGYTDGDHGGHAEVVFEDARVPAENLIAGEGDGFAVAQARLGPGRIHHCMRAIGMAERALELMCRRALSRETFGKPIAEQGVVQDWIAEARVKIEQQRLLVLKTAWLMDTVGNQGAHTEIQAIKISTPITVEWILDKAVQLFGAGGVSQDFPVAEMWAQVRTLRLADGPDEVHKRSLAHRELKKYRGEAQK; encoded by the coding sequence ATGGACTTCGCCTTCGACGCGAAAACCGAGGAACTACGGGGGAAACTCCTCGAGTTCACGGATTCGCACATCTACCCCGCCGAAGCCGTCTTCGAGGCTCAGCTGGCCGAGCGCGACAGCGAATGGTCGCAGCCGCCGATCGTCGAGGAGCTCAAGGCGGAAGCCCGCAAACGCGGGCTGTGGAACTTCTTCCTGCCCGGTGACCACGGCGCGGGGCTGACGAACCTGCAGTACGCGCCGCTGGCCGAGATCACCGGCCGCAGCCTTCGGCTCGCCCCGACCGCCCTGAACTGCGCGGCGCCGGACACCGGGAACATGGAAGTCCTCACCATGTTCGGCACGGACCAGCAGAAGAAGCAGTGGCTTCAGCCGTTGCTGGACGGCGAGATCCGGTCCGCGTTCGCGATGACCGAGCCCGATGTCGCCTCCTCCGACGCGCGCAACATCGCCACCAGCATCCGGCGTGACGGCGACGAGTACGTCATCAACGGCCGCAAGTGGTACATCTCCGGCGCGATGAACCCGAACTGCAAGATCTTCATCGTGATGGGCAAAACGGATCCGGCCGCCCCGCCGCACAAGCAGCAGAGCATGATCCTGGTCCCCCGCGACACCCCCGGCATGACCGTGAAACGCGGCATGCACGTGTTCGGCTACACCGACGGGGATCACGGCGGTCACGCCGAAGTGGTCTTCGAGGACGCCCGCGTGCCCGCGGAGAACCTCATCGCGGGCGAGGGCGACGGTTTCGCCGTCGCGCAGGCCCGGCTCGGACCGGGGCGGATCCACCACTGCATGCGCGCCATCGGCATGGCCGAACGCGCGCTGGAACTGATGTGCCGCCGGGCGCTTTCGCGCGAGACCTTCGGCAAGCCGATCGCCGAACAGGGCGTGGTGCAGGACTGGATCGCCGAGGCGCGGGTCAAGATCGAGCAGCAGCGGCTGCTGGTGCTCAAAACCGCGTGGCTGATGGACACCGTCGGCAACCAGGGCGCGCACACCGAGATCCAGGCGATCAAGATCTCCACGCCGATCACCGTCGAGTGGATCCTCGACAAGGCCGTGCAGTTGTTCGGCGCGGGCGGGGTCAGCCAGGACTTCCCGGTCGCCGAGATGTGGGCTCAGGTGCGCACGCTGCGGCTGGCCGACGGACCGGACGAGGTGCACAAGCGCTCGCTGGCGCACCGTGAACTGAAGAAGTACCGCGGGGAGGCCCAGAAGTGA
- a CDS encoding phosphotransferase family protein yields the protein MNQTDLPGLDLARLKAHLDEHRPGLVRGDLSGQVVEGGRSNLTYIVGDGRSRWVVRRPPLGHVLPTAHDMGREFRVISGLHGTAVPVPETVLLCEDTDVIGSRFYVMEFVEGTPFRSDTELAALGPARTKAIADELVDTLVELHAVDPESVGLGDFGRPEGFLERQLRRWKKQLDGNRSRDLPGVDELHDRLAGSIPVSGKPSIIHGDYRLDNVLVNSDDRITAVLDWEMSTLGDPLTDLALLVAYAERDKVSLQFVSNASSAPGYPRNDEVIARYAERSGRDVSRLNWYVGFAFFKLAVILEGIHLRYSKGQTVGAGFDGIGAGVVPLIAHGNETLKEEG from the coding sequence ATGAACCAGACCGACCTGCCGGGCCTCGACCTGGCCAGGCTCAAGGCCCATCTGGACGAGCACCGGCCGGGTCTCGTCCGAGGCGACCTGAGTGGCCAGGTCGTGGAAGGGGGCCGGTCCAACCTCACCTACATCGTGGGCGACGGCCGGTCCCGCTGGGTGGTCCGCCGTCCGCCGCTGGGTCACGTCCTGCCGACGGCGCACGACATGGGCCGTGAGTTCCGGGTGATCTCCGGGCTGCACGGCACGGCCGTCCCGGTGCCGGAAACCGTGCTGTTGTGCGAGGACACCGACGTCATCGGCTCGCGGTTCTACGTGATGGAATTCGTGGAGGGCACGCCGTTCCGCTCGGACACCGAACTGGCCGCGCTGGGCCCCGCCAGGACGAAGGCGATCGCGGACGAGCTGGTCGACACCCTGGTCGAGTTGCACGCCGTCGATCCCGAGTCGGTGGGGCTGGGCGATTTCGGCCGTCCGGAGGGCTTCCTCGAACGCCAGTTGCGACGCTGGAAGAAGCAACTCGACGGCAACCGCAGCCGCGATCTGCCCGGCGTCGACGAGCTGCACGACCGCTTGGCGGGTTCGATACCGGTTTCGGGCAAGCCGTCGATCATCCACGGTGACTACCGGCTCGACAACGTGCTCGTGAACAGCGACGACCGGATCACCGCGGTGCTGGACTGGGAGATGTCCACCCTCGGCGACCCGCTGACCGACCTCGCGCTGCTGGTGGCCTACGCCGAACGCGACAAGGTGTCGCTGCAGTTCGTGTCCAACGCCAGTTCCGCGCCGGGATACCCGCGCAACGACGAGGTCATCGCGCGGTACGCCGAGCGTTCGGGCCGCGACGTCTCGCGGCTCAACTGGTACGTGGGCTTCGCCTTCTTCAAACTCGCGGTGATCCTGGAAGGCATCCACCTCCGCTACAGCAAGGGCCAGACCGTCGGTGCCGGATTCGACGGCATCGGCGCGGGCGTCGTCCCCCTGATCGCGCACGGCAACGAGACTCTCAAGGAAGAGGGATAG